One window of Sardina pilchardus chromosome 2, fSarPil1.1, whole genome shotgun sequence genomic DNA carries:
- the LOC134075188 gene encoding uncharacterized protein LOC134075188 produces the protein MGRMWMFWILYLLALSAQSTSGIRTLNSTRDLADNNIAFGKTFPRHGLKLLYWLTHDLQCDQNNVIQLRNLEQQENMNLDSRPYGFHMYCNREECLPPSLNPYYTLGNLNNLKFPHTIELPSYVRDDYDNNRNNRLSNRDRVVVEVDTPSTEDTPRRVIAVYITEHYDQQNTYRLSPQLLREIRSITSQEEFFRQAGYDFDGLKKYYSKNFNCKFPDERSSIIRHFQHSVPGCNTHEVVSLEVTSSDTANARITWSNIPDTTLSKNLYVRLFANMDSTECLSSFRVTEPSGSIDTSVRLDNRLQVRLRECRFDMSWFGTDIWNGPEFDDANKKLPTQVLGYNASLQLFVREGKACARLYISGAFSDWRSTFYYAWVGFYQSSGDGHSSYGTWQWATKFNKNTQTQIKEQHTSLIYEYDSGLDVGPGFQARFFLQKPVGSVLAFTVPWGREATKQIHNNVGGYDASLHLTASGGYALARLYIKRDFTNWGDAFYYSWVGFYESSSKQNSSYYTYQWVTKFTQNEEQCTEEYLAYDYTSSMTIGLWEEARFFLTKDYSTMIGRAELDLNPPLLSGCG, from the coding sequence ATGGGCAGGATGTGGATGTTCTGGATTCTGTatctgctcgctctctctgctcAGAGCACCTCTGGCATCAGGACCCTCAATAGCACAAGGGACCTAGCAGACAACAACATTGCGTTTGGCAAGACATTCCCCAGACACGGTTTAAAACTGCTCTACTGGCTGACACATGACCTCCAGTGCGATCAGAACAATGTCATACAGCTGAGAAATCTCGAACAACAGGAAAACATGAACCTTGACAGCCGTCCTTACGGCTTTCATATGTATTGTAATCGTGAAGAATGTCTCCCTCCTAGTTTAAATCCCTATTATACGTTGGGGAACCTCAATAACTTGAAATTCCCTCACACCATAGAGCTTCCTAGTTATGTTAGAGATGACTATGACAACAACCGGAACAACAGGTTAAGCAACAGGGACAGAGTTGTGGTCGAGGTAGACACCCCGAGCACGGAGGACACCCCGAGGCGTGTGATCGCAGTCTACATCACGGAACACTATGATCAACAAAACACCTACAGGTTAAGCCCCCAGCTCCTGAGAGAGATTCGGAGCATCACAAGTCAGGAAGAATTCTTTAGGCAGGCAGGCTATGACTTTGATGGACTAAAGAAATATTATTCCAAAAACTTCAACTGCAAATTCCCAGATGAACGAAGCTCTATCATTAGGCATTTCCAGCACTCAGTTCCAGGGTGTAACACACATGAGGTTGTGTCACTAGAGGTGACATCCAGTGACACGGCTAACGCCAGGATCACATGGAGCAACATCCCAGACACCACTCTGAGCAAAAACCTGTATGTGAGGCTCTTTGCCAACATGGACAGTACTGAGTGTCTCTCCAGCTTCAGGGTAACAGAGCCGTCTGGATCCATAGACACCAGCGTGCGTCTGGATAACAGGCTGCAGGTCCGACTGAGGGAATGCCGGTTTGATATGAGTTGGTTTGGAACTGATATCTGGAACGGCCCTGAGTTTGATGATGCCAATAAGAAGTTACCAACTCAAGTGCTTGGATACAACGCCAGTCTGCAGCTGTTTGTTAGAGAGGGTAAAGCCTGTGCCCGCCTCTACATCAGTGGGGCCTTCAGTGACTGGAGGAGCACATTTTACTACGCATGGGTGGGGTTCTACCAGAGCAGCGgagatggacacagcagctatgGAACATGGCAATGGGCCACCAAGTTCAATAAAAATACCCAGACACAAATAAAAGAACAACACACATCTTTGATATACGAGTATGACTCTGGATTAGATGTGGGGCCCGGTTTCCAGGCTCGGTTCTTCCTCCAAAAGCCTGTCGGCAGTGTTCTGGCCTTCACAGTGCCCTGGGGGAGGGAGGCCACCAAGCAGATTCACAACAACGTGGGGGGTTATGATGCCAGTCTGCATCTCACTGCTAGTGGCGGTTACGCCCTTGCCCGCCTCTACATCAAAAGAGACTTCACTAACTGGGGGGATGCGTTTTACTACTCATGGGTGGGCTTCTATGAGAGCAGCTCTAAACAGAACTCCAGCTACTACACCTACCAGTGGGTCACCAAGTTTACGCAGAATGAGGAGCAGTGCACAGAGGAGTACCTGGCTTACGATTACACGTCTAGCATGACTATCGGCCTCTGGGAGGAAGCCCGCTTCTTCCTGACTAAAGATTACTCCACTATGATAGGCCGAGCTGAACTTGATTTGAACCCGCCTCTTCTCTCCGGGTGTGGATAG